The following are encoded in a window of Onthophagus taurus isolate NC chromosome 3, IU_Otau_3.0, whole genome shotgun sequence genomic DNA:
- the LOC111421625 gene encoding lysophospholipid acyltransferase 6 isoform X1 translates to MAMENNYYDGSRIFSRLAEYVGVEVDQANFVISQFVALALASLFRTVLHPSKTKSGTRHGFGLIFGLFIGYFCFGMQAIHLAGLPALCYIVIRTTSPDIMQRLVLAVALLYLSCIHLHRQIYDYASYTLDISGPLMIITQKVTSLAFCLHDGLTKNDSDLSKTQQFYAIKKIPSALEYFSYALQFPSLMAGPALYYKDYIDFIDGNNFLSAQSSSNQMATQNGNRMVFEPSAKRAVAKKVVMAMISVVIFVKFIPSYSIQGVKDDDFVQKSSLLYKLFYLHMATFLVRCKYYFAWLFADAICNNSGIGFNGFDNKGNPNWNKFSNISIIGFEFSTSLRSSIESWNIGTNIWLRRVVYDRVDKKYATVLTYGLSALWHGFYPGYYVTFANGALFTFAARNMRRTIRGYFTKTSELKLFYDIVTFATTKFVMAYITFTFVLLEFWAGLRLYVHMYMCLHILALLALFVVPRVIPRAQVSFASTATGTGTVTESFTNVLKTASRPISNNHHD, encoded by the exons gctaattttgttataagcCAATTTGTGGCTTTGGCTTTGGCATCACTATTTCGCACCGTACTCCATCCGTCGAAAACAAAATCAGGTACAAGACACGGTTTCGGGTTGATTTTCGGCTTGTTCATCGGTTACTTCTGCTTTGGAAT GCAGGCCATTCACTTAGCTGGTCTTCCTGCTCTTTGTTACATCGTTATACGTACTACAAGTCCGGATATTATGCAAAG aTTGGTTTTAGCTGTTGCTTTATTATACTTGTCTTGTATTCATTTACATCGACAAATATACGATTACGCATCATATACGCTTGATATATCAG gtCCCCTTATgataataacacaaaaagtAACAAGTTTAGCGTTTTGTTTGCACGATGGGCTAACAAAAAACGATTCGGATTTATCTAAAACGCAACAATTTTACGCAATTAAAAAGATTCCATCGGCTTTAGAGTATTTTAGTTACGCCCTGCAATTCCCGTCTTTAATGGCGGGACCGGCTTTGTACTACAAGGATTACATTGATTTTATAGAtggaaataactttttatcaGCCCAAAGTTCG tcCAATCAAATGGCGACTCAAAACGGTAACAGAATGGTTTTTGAGCCATCAGCAAAACGAGCTGTGGCTAAAAAAGTGGTAATGGCAATGATTTCTGTCgtaatttttgtaaagtttATCCCATCTTATTCGATACAAGGTGTAAAAGATGACGATTTTGTGCAAAAATCGAGTTTGTTATACAAACTTTTTTACCTTCATATGGCAACTTTTTTGGTTCGTTGCAAGTATTATTTTGCTTGGCTTTTTGCCGATGCGATCTGTAATAATTCCGGAATCGGATTTAATGGATTTGACAATAAGGGAAATCCAAATTGGAATAAGTTTAGTAATATTAGTATTATTGGATTTgag TTTTCAACTAGTTTAAGATCGAGTATCGAATCTTGGAATATCGGGACCAATATTTGGTTAAGAAGAGTCGTTTATGATCGAGTCGATAAAAAGTACGCCACGGTTTTAACGTATGGTTTATCGGCCCTGTGGCATGGTTTTTATCCTGGTTATTATGTAACTTTTGCAAATGGTGCACTTTTTACTTTTGCCGCaagaaat ATGAGAAGAACAATTCGTGGTTATTTCACGAAAACGAGcgaattaaaattgttttacgaTATTGTAACCTTTGCcacaacaaaatttgtaatGGCTTATATCACTTTTACGTTCGTTTTGTTGGAGTTTTGGGCCGGACTAAGACTTTACGT ACATATGTACATGTGCCTTCATATCTTAGCGTTGTTGGCCCTATTTGTAGTGCCTCGTGTGATTCCAAGAGCCCAAGTTTCGTTCGCATCAACCGCAACAGGAACAGGAACGGTGACCGAAAGTTTTACGAACGTTTTGAAAACTGCCAGTAGACCGATTTCAAATAATCATCACGATTAA
- the LOC111421625 gene encoding lysophospholipid acyltransferase 6 isoform X2, with amino-acid sequence MQRLVLAVALLYLSCIHLHRQIYDYASYTLDISGPLMIITQKVTSLAFCLHDGLTKNDSDLSKTQQFYAIKKIPSALEYFSYALQFPSLMAGPALYYKDYIDFIDGNNFLSAQSSSNQMATQNGNRMVFEPSAKRAVAKKVVMAMISVVIFVKFIPSYSIQGVKDDDFVQKSSLLYKLFYLHMATFLVRCKYYFAWLFADAICNNSGIGFNGFDNKGNPNWNKFSNISIIGFEFSTSLRSSIESWNIGTNIWLRRVVYDRVDKKYATVLTYGLSALWHGFYPGYYVTFANGALFTFAARNMRRTIRGYFTKTSELKLFYDIVTFATTKFVMAYITFTFVLLEFWAGLRLYVHMYMCLHILALLALFVVPRVIPRAQVSFASTATGTGTVTESFTNVLKTASRPISNNHHD; translated from the exons ATGCAAAG aTTGGTTTTAGCTGTTGCTTTATTATACTTGTCTTGTATTCATTTACATCGACAAATATACGATTACGCATCATATACGCTTGATATATCAG gtCCCCTTATgataataacacaaaaagtAACAAGTTTAGCGTTTTGTTTGCACGATGGGCTAACAAAAAACGATTCGGATTTATCTAAAACGCAACAATTTTACGCAATTAAAAAGATTCCATCGGCTTTAGAGTATTTTAGTTACGCCCTGCAATTCCCGTCTTTAATGGCGGGACCGGCTTTGTACTACAAGGATTACATTGATTTTATAGAtggaaataactttttatcaGCCCAAAGTTCG tcCAATCAAATGGCGACTCAAAACGGTAACAGAATGGTTTTTGAGCCATCAGCAAAACGAGCTGTGGCTAAAAAAGTGGTAATGGCAATGATTTCTGTCgtaatttttgtaaagtttATCCCATCTTATTCGATACAAGGTGTAAAAGATGACGATTTTGTGCAAAAATCGAGTTTGTTATACAAACTTTTTTACCTTCATATGGCAACTTTTTTGGTTCGTTGCAAGTATTATTTTGCTTGGCTTTTTGCCGATGCGATCTGTAATAATTCCGGAATCGGATTTAATGGATTTGACAATAAGGGAAATCCAAATTGGAATAAGTTTAGTAATATTAGTATTATTGGATTTgag TTTTCAACTAGTTTAAGATCGAGTATCGAATCTTGGAATATCGGGACCAATATTTGGTTAAGAAGAGTCGTTTATGATCGAGTCGATAAAAAGTACGCCACGGTTTTAACGTATGGTTTATCGGCCCTGTGGCATGGTTTTTATCCTGGTTATTATGTAACTTTTGCAAATGGTGCACTTTTTACTTTTGCCGCaagaaat ATGAGAAGAACAATTCGTGGTTATTTCACGAAAACGAGcgaattaaaattgttttacgaTATTGTAACCTTTGCcacaacaaaatttgtaatGGCTTATATCACTTTTACGTTCGTTTTGTTGGAGTTTTGGGCCGGACTAAGACTTTACGT ACATATGTACATGTGCCTTCATATCTTAGCGTTGTTGGCCCTATTTGTAGTGCCTCGTGTGATTCCAAGAGCCCAAGTTTCGTTCGCATCAACCGCAACAGGAACAGGAACGGTGACCGAAAGTTTTACGAACGTTTTGAAAACTGCCAGTAGACCGATTTCAAATAATCATCACGATTAA